In the Mytilus galloprovincialis chromosome 10, xbMytGall1.hap1.1, whole genome shotgun sequence genome, one interval contains:
- the LOC143049377 gene encoding uncharacterized protein LOC143049377, with protein sequence MQFIKQDFYCFKFDIHSAYHHLDIYEPHTDYLGFSWTYGESTKYFKFLVLPFGLSSACYIFTKVTRPLIKKWRGEGKQILMYLDDGFGTHSDINSCTDIAAQVKQDLIDSGFVPKVEKSMWSPSKTLIYLGYFIDTDKAILSIPVDRLSKLFDTIIQVEQSLRNLGKVYVRTVASVIGQIISMSYVIGNVAYIMTKYLSIDVMSACSWKSYIELSVQSKEQLIFWKKNIKCINFKHFVSDFSCHTIVYSDASGTGYGGFTVENPKNIAHGMWHENDVHHSSTWKELTAVKCVFHSLIDFMRDKRIKWFTDNQNVVSIVHKGSMKPYLQDIAYDIFVTCLKFNVSLEVEWIPRAENEIADYISRIIDTDDWGVAVHVFEYLDSLWGPHEIDWFASDHNHRLPVFYSRYWNVHSMGIDAFTVNWQGINGWYVPPVCLLLKVLMYMQQCNAYGTVILPLWRSENYWPFLCPKGDRFIDQVLGFYYLPTNKANFLPGRGNKSVFGNIDLPFKVLALRMDFRETLINN encoded by the coding sequence ATGCAATTTATCAAACaagatttttattgttttaagttTGATATACATTCAGCTTATCACCATTTAGACATATACGAGCCGCATACTGATTACCTTGGGTTTTCTTGGACATATGGTGaaagtacaaaatattttaaatttctcGTCCTACCTTTTGGATTGAGTTCTGCCTGTTATATATTTACTAAAGTCACCAGGCCGCTAATTAAAAAATGGAGAGGAGAGGGTAAACAAATTCTTATGTATTTAGATGATGGATTTGGCACCCATTCTGATATTAACTCGTGTACAGATATTGCCGCACAAGTTAAACAAGATCTTATTGATAGTGGGTTTGTACCCAAGGTTGAAAAATCCATGTGGTCTCCCAGTAAAACATTGATATATTTAGGCTATTTTATTGATACAGACAAAGCTATTCTGAGCATACCAGTTGATAGACTGTCAAAATTGTTTGATACCATAATACAAGTTGAACAATCTTTAAGAAATTTAGGTAAAGTTTATGTGAGAACTGTAGCTTCTGTTATTGGCCAGATTATATCCATGTCGTATGTCATAGGAAATGTGGCTTATATTATGACTAAATATCTTAGTATTGATGTAATGTCAGCTTGTTCTTGGAAATCTTATATTGAACTTTCGGTTCAAAGTAAAGAGCAGCTTATATTCTGgaagaaaaatatcaaatgtattaattttaaacattttgtatcCGATTTTTCGTGTCACACTATTGTTTATAGTGATGCTAGTGGCACTGGATATGGTGGATTTACAGTAGAAAATCCTAAGAATATTGCTCATGGTATGTGGCATGAAAACGATGTACATCATAGTTCTACTTGGAAAGAACTTACGGCTGTTAAATGTGTATTTCATTCTTTGATAGATTTTATGAGAGATAAACGCATTAAATGGTTTACGGATAACCAAAACGTTGTTTCAATTGTTCATAAAGGCAGTATGAAGCCTTATTTGCAAGATATTGCATATGACATTTTTGTGACTTGTTTAAAGTTCAACGTGTCCCTAGAGGTTGAATGGATACCCAGGGCTGAGAATGAAATTGCAGACTATATTAGTCGTATCATAGACACTGATGACTGGGGTGTTGCAGTACACGTTTTTGAATATTTGGATTCCCTGTGGGGACCTCATGAAATTGATTGGTTTGCCAGTGATCATAACCATCGATTACCTGTATTTTACTCCAGGTATTGGAATGTACATTCAATGGGTATTGATGCGTTCACTGTCAATTGGCAAGGTATAAATGGGTGGTATGTTCCCCCAGTTTGCCTATTATTGAAAGTCCTTATGTATATGCAGCAGTGCAATGCATATGGTACTGTTATTTTACCTTTGTGGAGATCGGAGAATTACTGGCCGTTTTTGTGTCCCAAAGGTGATAGATTTATTGATCAGGTGTTGGGTTTCTATTACCTACCTACTAACAAAGCTAACTTTTTACCTGGTAGAGGGAATAAATCAGTTTTTGGTAATATTGATTTACCATTTAAGGTGTTGGCTCTTAGAATGGATTTCAGGGAGACATTAATTAACAATTAG